The following are from one region of the Quercus lobata isolate SW786 unplaced genomic scaffold, ValleyOak3.0 Primary Assembly Scq3eQI_1879, whole genome shotgun sequence genome:
- the LOC115973586 gene encoding disease resistance protein RPM1-like, with product MDQAIVELLLGNINSILSNEASLLWGARDAIEDIKDELISMRSFLEDADRKGVGREGEKTWVANVRDWVYDVEDIIDEYMYHMNHQQIGGQSSWNLQHTINFPKNLWVRRQTATKIQKINAKIKGAMPQRYGIDHIEGTSSEDNQKWVVRHAESSLFSKEDELVGIEKKRQLVMDWLMDGEPHLTVISIVGMGGSGKTTLAANTYNNDDVKKHFDCCAWITISQAYELEDVLRCLIMEFHESRKEISPADLNSMKYRQLVNTLVNYLEKKRYLLVLDDVWDTNLLDQIKVSFQDSCIGSRIILTTRKEDVACYHLGGKHHIHHIQLLQNEEAWELFCKKAFINCTNGSCPLELKSFAKELVRKCEGLPLAIAALGGLMYSKNMSEWNEIYNSLNWSLSKNPKLEAVNSILLLSFNDLPYQLKHCFLYCSLFPEDHEIRRKRLIKLWMAEGFVEQDKRSMPEEVAESYLLELIFRSMLQVVKRNDSGRPKRCKMHDILRELALSISEREKIGVVHVRREEMTECEARRISIHKTDGEVKSFTRMPKLRSFLVFNKMLKTLPFGSKMLRVLDLEDAPIDDLPDELFKLFNLRYLNLRGTLVKELPKSVGRLRNLQTLDIRDTKLEVLPCEIGELQNLRHLILHQFTGNWNDFKICTGPRIPSNICRLKNLQVVTYLEITGDLLKQIRSMTQLTTIALSNVKAADEMDLCDSIHNMKLMRYLCIVVTNAEETLRMDALSSPPTNLQKLVLVGKLEKVPQWFHSLQSLTYLYLHWSRLEEDLLPHIAALPHLGHLSLFYVYVGKQLCFSTGFLKLTKLRICNFPQLNEIIIEKGVMPNLKSLEIYSCMELKAAPKGIENLQNLQLLHLQSVSMELQNRIHSVDFPKVQHIPKIYIL from the coding sequence ATGGATCAGGCTATAGTGGAACTCTTGCTTGGAAATATCAATTCAATCCTTTCAAATGAAGCATCTTTGTTATGGGGGGCTCGTGATGCAATTGAAGATATCAAAGATGAGTTAATAAGCATGCGATCATTCTTAGAAGATGCTGATAGAAAGGGAGTAGGGAGGGAAGGAGAGAAAACTTGGGTGGCAAATGTGAGGGACTGGGTGTATGATGTGGAAGACATTATTGATGAGTACATGTATCACATGAATCACCAACAAATTGGCGGTCAATCTTCCTGGAACCTTCAGCACACCATTAACTTTCCAAAAAATCTCTGGGTGAGACGTCAAACCGCCACCAAGATACAAAAAATTAACGCAAAAATAAAGGGCGCCATGCCGCAAAGATATGGTATTGATCATATAGAGGGAACTAGTTCTGAAGATAATCAGAAATGGGTGGTGCGTCATGCTGAATCATCTCTTTTTTCTAAAGAAGACGAACTTGTTGGgattgaaaagaaaaggcaattgGTAATGGATTGGTTGATGGATGGAGAACCACATCTGACTGTCATTTCGATAGTTGGGATGGGAGGTTCCGGCAAGACCACACTAGCTGCCAACACCTACAACAATGATGATGTAAAGAAACATTTTGACTGTTGTGCATGGATCACAATTTCCCAAGCATATGAATTAGAAGACGTATTGAGGTGCTTGATTATGGAATTCCACGAGTCAAGGAAGGAAATAAGTCCAGCAGACTTGAATTCCATGAAATACAGACAGTTAGTAAATACATTGGTGAATTATTTAGAGAAGAAAAGGTATCTACTTGTCCTAGATGATGTTTGGGACACAAACCTCTTGGATCAAATCAAGGTATCATTTCAAGATAGTTGTATTGGTAGTAGAATCATCCTTACAACTCGGAAAGAAGATGTAGCTTGCTATCATTTGGGAGGTAAACATCATATTCATCATATTCAGTTGCTGCAAAACGAAGAGGCATGGGAGCTCTTTTGCAAGAAAGCATTCATAAATTGTACCAATGGAAGTTGTCCACTGGAGCTTAAATCTTTTGCTAAAGAACTTGTGCGAAAATGCGAAGGCCTACCTCTTGCAATTGCGGCTTTGGGTGGTCTTATGTACTCCAAGAATATGTCTGAGTGGAACGAAATTTACAACAGCTTGAATTGGAGTCTAAGTAAAAATCCTAAGCTAGAAGCAGTGAATAGCATTTTGTTGCTTAGTTTCAACGATTTACCATATCAATTGAAGCATTGTTTCCTATATTGCTCTCTTTTCCCAGAAGATCATGAGATTCGAAGAAAGAGGCTCATAAAGCTATGGATGGCAGAAGGATTTGTAGAACAAGATAAAAGGTCCATGCCAGAGGAAGTAGCAGAGAGCTACCTATTAGAACTCATTTTTCGAAGCATGCTTCAAGTTGTAAAAAGGAATGACTCTGGAAGGCCAAAGAGATGTAAAATGCATGATATTCTGCGGGAGCTTGCTCTATCAatatcagagagagagaagattggTGTTGTACATGTTAGAAGAGAAGAAATGACAGAATGCGAAGCACGCCGCATTTCAATTCACAAAACTGATGGAGAAGTCAAATCATTTACGAGGATGCCAAAGCTCcgttcttttcttgtttttaacaaGATGTTGAAAACATTGCCTTTTGGAAGTAAAATGTTAAGGGTCCTAGATTTGGAAGATGCCCCTATTGATGACTTGCCTGATGAACTATTCAAATTATTTAACTTaagatatttgaatttaaggGGAACCTTAGTTAAGGAGCTTCCAAAATCTGTAGGGCGGCTCCGAAACCTTCAAACCTTGGACATCCGAGACACAAAACTAGAGGTCCTTCCTTGTGAAATAGGAGAGTTGCAAAACTTGCGGCATCTAATTCTACACCAATTCACTGGAAATTGgaatgatttcaaaatttgtacTGGGCCGCGAATACCATCAAATATCTGTAGATTAAAAAATTTGCAAGTTGTGACATATTTAGAAATAACAGGTGACTTGTTGAAACAGATTCGGAGCATGACTCAGCTTACCACGATCGCTCTTTCAAATGTGAAAGCAGCAGATGAGATGGACTTATGTGATTCAATTCATAACATGAAGCTTATGCGCTACTTGTGTATCGTGGTTACAAATGCGGAGGAAACCCTCCGTATGGATGCACTTTCATCTCCTCCTACCAACCTTCAAAAGCTTGTTTTGGTTGGAAAACTAGAAAAGGTGCCACAGTGGTTTCATTCACTTCAAAGCCTCACATATTTGTATCTGCATTGGTCGAGACTGGAAGAAGATTTACTCCCTCACATTGCTGCTTTGCCCCATTTGGGACATCTTTCACTTTTTTATGTCTATGTTGGAAAACAGCTATGTTTCAGTACAGGCTTTCTTAAGCttacaaaattgagaatttgtAATTTCCCTCAATTGAATGAGATAATAATAGAAAAGGGGGTGATGCCAAATCTGAAATCCCTAGAGATTTACAGCTGCATGGAGTTAAAGGCAGCGCCAAAGGGCATTGAAAACCTACAAAATCTCCAACTACTGCATTTGCAATCTGTCTCAATGGAACTTCAAAATCGCATTCACAGCGTGGATTTTCCAAAGGttcagcacatcccaaagatCTACATCTTGTAG